A region of Streptomyces sp. NBC_01267 DNA encodes the following proteins:
- the repSA gene encoding replication initiator protein RepSA, protein MTVFPVEPSAVAGTAAVVGTDPLTLADLLRVANAPGFDRWQEQVRRTGGCSDPIHLEGMTTTRDAKSGQVLYSYSTQGEPGGRLRVACGNRRASRCPSCAWTYAGDTFHLIRAGLTGDVNKGTPVTVRTHPKVFATLTAPSFGPVHNRPTKGACRCGTDHADGSPLLGSALNPATYDYAGAVLWNNHAGDLWRRFTIYLRREVAARAGLSQKASAKECRISFGKVAEFQKRGAVHFHAIVRLDGPDGPDTTPPPWASVGLLSDAIQAAAARVSVPVPPSGEQPARTLRWGAQVDVRPIGSDNANDDLTEQAVAAYVAKYATKAAETTGTVDRRIGELAELDKLTDLPDHARCLIEACFDLDDAYPERKLWQWAHMLGFRGHFSTKSRRYSTTLGALRQVRADFRARQERRERGLPDSDDSPEGSTLTLAHWTYAGHGHTPGESWLAATIHRDIHTNRETAREARAELEDVDGPEVWA, encoded by the coding sequence GTGACGGTCTTCCCCGTCGAGCCGTCGGCCGTGGCCGGTACTGCTGCGGTCGTGGGCACCGACCCCCTGACCCTGGCCGACCTCCTACGCGTCGCCAATGCCCCCGGCTTCGACCGGTGGCAGGAACAGGTTCGCCGTACCGGTGGCTGCTCGGACCCGATCCACCTGGAGGGCATGACCACGACCCGCGACGCGAAGTCGGGGCAGGTGCTCTACTCCTACAGCACCCAGGGCGAGCCCGGCGGACGGCTGCGGGTGGCCTGCGGCAACCGTCGCGCCTCCCGGTGCCCCTCCTGCGCCTGGACCTACGCCGGAGACACCTTCCACCTGATCCGCGCCGGACTGACCGGCGACGTGAACAAGGGCACCCCGGTCACCGTGCGCACGCACCCCAAGGTCTTCGCGACCCTCACCGCCCCGTCGTTCGGCCCGGTCCACAACCGCCCCACCAAGGGCGCCTGCCGATGCGGCACCGACCACGCCGATGGCTCCCCGCTGCTGGGCTCGGCGCTGAACCCGGCCACGTACGACTACGCGGGTGCGGTGCTGTGGAACAACCACGCCGGAGACCTGTGGCGGCGCTTCACCATCTACCTCCGACGGGAGGTCGCCGCCCGCGCCGGCCTCTCCCAGAAAGCCTCGGCCAAGGAGTGCCGGATCTCCTTCGGGAAGGTCGCGGAGTTCCAGAAAAGGGGCGCGGTCCACTTCCACGCGATCGTCCGACTTGACGGACCCGACGGCCCCGACACGACCCCGCCGCCCTGGGCCAGCGTCGGCCTGCTGTCGGACGCGATCCAGGCGGCTGCTGCCCGCGTGAGCGTGCCCGTCCCACCTTCGGGCGAGCAACCGGCCCGGACCCTGCGGTGGGGTGCTCAGGTAGACGTACGGCCGATCGGCTCGGACAACGCGAACGACGACCTGACCGAACAGGCCGTGGCCGCGTACGTCGCGAAGTACGCCACCAAGGCAGCCGAGACGACCGGCACCGTGGACCGGCGCATCGGAGAGCTGGCCGAACTCGACAAGCTCACCGACCTCCCCGACCACGCCCGGTGCCTGATCGAAGCGTGCTTCGACCTGGACGACGCCTACCCCGAACGCAAGCTCTGGCAGTGGGCCCACATGCTCGGCTTCCGCGGCCACTTCTCCACCAAGTCCCGCCGCTACTCGACCACCCTCGGCGCCCTGCGCCAGGTCCGGGCCGACTTCCGCGCCCGCCAGGAACGCCGCGAACGGGGCCTGCCCGACTCGGACGACTCCCCGGAGGGCTCCACACTCACCCTCGCCCACTGGACCTACGCCGGACACGGCCACACCCCCGGCGAATCCTGGCTCGCCGCCACCATCCACCGCGACATCCACACCAACCGCGAGACCGCCCGCGAAGCACGCGCCGAACTCGAAGACGTCGACGGACCGGAGGTGTGGGCATGA
- a CDS encoding helix-turn-helix transcriptional regulator, producing MRRPLPDRYLTPLDLADLLGVPVETVYQWRRKDTGPRGFRVGRHLRYDPEDVRVWVAALMDKEAV from the coding sequence ATGAGGCGGCCGCTCCCCGATCGCTACCTGACACCGCTCGATCTGGCTGACCTCCTCGGCGTTCCGGTCGAGACGGTCTATCAGTGGCGGCGCAAGGACACCGGGCCCCGTGGCTTCCGCGTCGGCCGGCACCTCCGCTACGACCCCGAAGACGTCCGCGTGTGGGTCGCCGCACTGATGGACAAGGAGGCTGTCTGA
- a CDS encoding tyrosine-type recombinase/integrase has translation MAGHIQDRWYKTEPGPKGKTVKVATERHGVGLRYRARYVGPDGSEKSKSFPDKQKRKAETWLANIEADMSRGDYIAPEAGKATFEQYATKWMKTQMTDPSTRESVEMRLRLHALPHIGKRPIGSFNPTHIRLWMRILEDAGLSPAYRRGIFAHVSTVFTAAVEDRVIRANPCSARSVKAPRLDPRKVKPWSGDQVKAVRAVLPERYRALVDPAAGCGLRQGEVFGLAVEDVDFLGGVVHVVRQVKLLRNRPVFAPPKGGKEREVPLPESIAFALAGHLTQYPAAEVTLPWKSLDGPPVTASLIFRSPEGFSLNRNRFNDRQWRPGLRAAGIANGRDNGMHALRHFYASVLLDAGESIKALSEYLGHHDPGFTLRTYTHLMPASQTRTRAAVDAVWAAPVANDGPETAHESS, from the coding sequence ATGGCCGGACACATCCAAGACCGCTGGTATAAGACCGAGCCGGGGCCGAAAGGCAAGACGGTCAAGGTTGCGACCGAACGACATGGAGTCGGTCTGCGTTACCGCGCCCGCTACGTCGGTCCCGATGGCAGCGAGAAGTCCAAGAGCTTCCCGGACAAGCAGAAGCGCAAGGCTGAGACCTGGTTGGCGAACATCGAGGCCGACATGTCCCGTGGCGACTACATCGCTCCTGAGGCTGGTAAGGCCACTTTCGAGCAGTACGCCACGAAGTGGATGAAGACGCAGATGACCGACCCCTCCACTCGGGAGTCTGTCGAGATGCGGTTGCGTCTTCACGCGCTCCCGCACATCGGCAAGCGCCCCATCGGTTCGTTCAACCCGACACACATTCGACTGTGGATGCGGATCCTTGAGGACGCGGGGCTCTCGCCTGCGTATCGGCGCGGCATCTTCGCTCACGTCTCGACCGTCTTCACGGCCGCTGTCGAAGACCGGGTGATCCGGGCCAATCCATGCAGCGCAAGGTCTGTGAAGGCTCCCCGCCTCGACCCGCGCAAGGTCAAGCCTTGGTCTGGTGATCAGGTCAAGGCTGTGCGGGCTGTCCTGCCTGAGCGGTATCGGGCGCTTGTCGACCCCGCCGCCGGGTGCGGTCTTCGACAGGGGGAGGTGTTCGGCCTGGCTGTCGAGGATGTCGACTTCCTCGGCGGTGTCGTGCATGTGGTCCGACAGGTGAAGCTTCTGCGCAACCGGCCCGTGTTCGCACCGCCCAAGGGTGGCAAGGAGCGGGAGGTTCCCCTGCCGGAGTCCATCGCCTTCGCGTTGGCCGGCCACCTCACGCAGTACCCGGCGGCGGAGGTCACCTTGCCCTGGAAGTCTTTGGACGGCCCGCCGGTTACCGCTTCTCTGATCTTCCGGAGCCCTGAGGGCTTTTCCCTGAACCGGAATCGCTTCAACGACCGGCAGTGGCGCCCTGGTCTCCGTGCTGCCGGTATCGCCAACGGGAGGGATAACGGGATGCACGCGCTACGGCACTTCTATGCATCCGTGCTGTTGGACGCCGGGGAAAGCATCAAGGCCCTGAGCGAGTACCTCGGCCATCACGATCCGGGCTTCACGCTGCGGACCTACACGCACCTCATGCCGGCCAGTCAGACGCGTACGCGAGCAGCCGTGGACGCAGTGTGGGCCGCCCCGGTCGCCAATGACGGCCCCGAGACGGCCCACGAGAGTTCATAG
- a CDS encoding CAP domain-containing protein, which produces MGRHRRSAAVPAPAPDHPAAPDSSHHGRARRKERKATPVRAGLLGVSAAVAVGAVAMASGLLPGGDTYTVGGSGGSDQVRADGVPDLQTQGGSSATPTSGTPSAPTGSASAHAPSAAPSPRKEKASGSPSDSPSERTGPKAKQSSGAAAHSAAPTRTTTATPERTESARPRAATSSESAAAAAVLSLVNQQRAQAGCRPVQADGDLAALAGAFSDDMAARGFFDHTDPDGATPWDRADKAGVTGLGGENIAKGQSDATAVMNAWMNSPGHRANILNCDFKTLGVGVHFGSGGPWWTQDFGF; this is translated from the coding sequence GTGGGACGCCATCGTCGCTCTGCCGCCGTACCGGCGCCCGCCCCTGACCACCCGGCGGCCCCGGACAGCTCGCACCACGGCCGCGCGCGCCGCAAGGAGCGGAAGGCCACGCCCGTACGCGCCGGGCTGCTGGGGGTGTCGGCCGCCGTCGCGGTCGGCGCCGTGGCCATGGCATCAGGGCTGCTGCCCGGCGGGGACACCTACACGGTGGGCGGTTCCGGCGGCAGTGACCAGGTGCGCGCCGACGGGGTGCCGGACCTCCAGACGCAGGGCGGATCGTCCGCCACACCTACATCGGGCACCCCCTCCGCCCCGACCGGCTCGGCCTCCGCCCACGCGCCGTCGGCCGCTCCGTCGCCACGTAAGGAGAAGGCCTCCGGTTCGCCCTCGGATTCCCCCTCGGAGCGGACCGGCCCGAAGGCGAAGCAGAGCAGCGGGGCCGCGGCGCACAGCGCCGCCCCGACCCGTACCACCACTGCGACGCCCGAGCGTACGGAGTCCGCGCGGCCCCGGGCAGCGACCAGCTCCGAGAGCGCTGCGGCGGCAGCGGTGCTGAGCCTGGTCAACCAGCAGCGGGCGCAGGCCGGTTGCCGGCCCGTACAGGCCGACGGCGACCTCGCCGCGCTGGCCGGGGCCTTCAGCGACGACATGGCGGCGCGCGGCTTCTTCGACCACACCGACCCCGACGGCGCCACCCCCTGGGACCGGGCCGACAAGGCCGGGGTCACGGGTCTGGGCGGCGAGAACATAGCGAAGGGGCAGAGCGACGCCACCGCGGTGATGAACGCGTGGATGAACAGTCCGGGCCACCGCGCGAACATTCTCAACTGCGACTTCAAGACGCTGGGCGTCGGCGTGCACTTCGGGTCCGGCGGTCCCTGGTGGACCCAGGACTTCGGCTTCTAA